ACGTTCCGCCCGATGGTCGAAGCCGATCTGGATGCCGTACTGAAGATTGAATTCGCGGCCTACAGCCATCCATGGACTCGCGGGATTTTTCTCGACGGGCTAGGCAAATACCAGATCTGGCTGATGTTCGAAGGTGAGCAACAGGTCGGCCACGGGGTGGTGCAGATCATTCTGGATGAGGCGCACCTGCTCAACATCACGGTCAAACCGGAAAATCAGGGCCGGGGCCTGGGGCTGACATTGCTCGAGCACCTGATGTCCCGCGCCTATGCGGCGGATGCCCGGGAATGTTTCCTCGAAGTGCGCGACAGCAACACCTCGGCCTTTCGCTTGTATGAGCGCTATGGCTTCAACGAAATCGGCCGGCGCCGGGATTACTACCCGGCGGTGGGCGGGCGTGAAGACGCCGTGGTCATGGCCTGCACTCTGGTCGACTGATCGTATTTGAAAGCGTCGTCAAAAGGCTGCTCCCATTGGAATGTATTTCCCTGTGGGAGCCAGCCTGCTGGCGATAGCATTCTGACCTGCGATACCGATCAACGATTCCCATCCAGCGGATCACGCCGCGCCAGCTCCGCCTCATCGAGCCCGTTGCCACCGCCGATGTCGTCCTCATCGACAATGCTCAAATCCCAATCCGCCTGATTGCCCGACCCCAGCTCGTCCGCATCCCGCGCGCCGTCCTCGTGGATCAGGGTTTCCGGGCTCAGATCATCGTCGGTCGGCTCGTGATCAGCCACTGAAGCGCCGGTCAGGCCCGCTTCACGCACCCGCTCACGCGGCATCAATTGATCACGCTCGGTTTCCGGCAGTTCATCGCCGATCTTTGCGCTGGGCTGTTCGTCGTCGAAATCCAGCTCATGCACCGATCCCATGCGGTCTTCGTTATCATCGATGGGCTCCGGTTGCACCGCATCGAAGGGACGTCGTGAATCAGTCATGGCAAATCCTCATACTGTGGGCCTTACTGAGGTGGACTCACCGGGCGTACGAGAAATTCAAAGCAAATCACCGGCAATTCCTGCGTGACCCCGACGGGCGGTCGACTGTCATACCAGCGCATCTTTCTTGAGGCCTTACAGCATGCATGACTTACAAGACCTGATTGATAACAACGAGCGTTGGGCTGACGCGATCACCAAGGAAGACCCGGATTTCTTCGCGAAACTGGCGCGCCAGCAGACGCCGGAGTATCTGTGGATCGGTTGCTCCGACGCACGGGTGCCGGCCAACGAAATCGTCGGCATGCTGCCGGGCGATCTGTTCGTTCACCGCAACGTTGCCAACGTGGTGCTGCACACCGACCTCAACTGCCTGTCGGTGATCCAGTACGCCGTGGACGTGCTCAAGGTCAAACACATTCTGGTCACCGGCCACTACGGTTGCGGCGGTGTGCGAGCGTCGATGCAGGACCGCCAGTTCGGCCTGATCGATGGCTGGTTGCGGTCGATCCGTGACCTGTACTACGAAAAACGCGAAGAACTCGCCAAGTTGCCGACCGAAGAAGAACAGGTCGATCGTCTGTGCGAGCTCAACGTGATCCAGCAAGTGGCCAACGTCGCTCATACCAGCATCATCCAGAACGCCTGGCATCGCGGGCAGAGCCTGTCGATCCACGGTTGCATCTACGGCATCAAGGATGGCCGCTGGAAGAGCCTGAACACGACCATCAGCGGTTTCGAGCAACTGCCGCCGCAATACCGTTTGCGTCCGGTAGACGCGCAGTAGCTCGCCGGTCAGCGAAAACCTTGCCGACGCCAGCTCTGCAAATAGCGCTGGCCTTCAAGATTGGGGGATTCGTCGTAGCCGACAATCCACCCGCGGCAGTGTGAAGACCCGCAACCGCAGGCGAATTGCCTGAGCAGTTTGTCCTCGGTGGCGGTGTAATCCATGGTCAGCCGGTCGCCGGGTTTAATGTCCCGCAGTGCCCACAGCCATAATTCGCTCATGTCGAGAAACACGTTCGGGTCGCACGAGTGCTCGAACAGTCCGAAGAAACGCGGATCGTAGATATGAATACCGGGTTGCAGTTGTCGGGTCTGTCGGCAGCGGTAAGGCAGCAATTGCCCCGAGACCCGGCACATTCGGGTGATACGCAGGAATTCTCTGCGCGCCACAACAGCGAGGGGCATGGCGTGGCTGTCTTGAACAATTTCGAAGTCAGTCCTGGAGGGGAACCCGAGGCGAACGGGGAGTCCGGCGAAGGGATAAATGCCCTTGGTATCGCGAGGAGGGCGACTTTGCAGTGCATAAGTATTCATAACGGTCCTTGTCGGCCAGGTGTTGCGATTCCCCGGACTGACATCCTGTCAGTCCTGTAACCGTAGTTTGGATCCAAGAATCCCGTATATGACACTAGCGGTCTACTGTCAGATCTGACAGGCGAAATAGACGTTTTCCCGAGTCAGCCAAGGCTGACACGGGAATTTCACGCGTTGGTCAGAGATGTGGAGCCGGTGCGGCCATGGCCGGCAGCGGGCCCTTCAATTGTTGCAACTGGGTTTTGACTGTCGGGGTCGAGCAGGTGGTTGCTGCCTGCGCCGGGGTTTGATTGCGGATCGAGGTGTAGAACAGCTCGCAGGTTTTGACCTTCTGTGTCACTTGCCAGGTCTGGGTGCAACTGTTCAGCAGTGTTTTCGGATCCGTGCCCGGCTTGCTGCCCATCCCGGCCTGCCAGCAGGCGGCGCTCAAGTCTTGCCCCATCACCTTCAGCCCGGCTGCATCGGCCTTGGCCTGTGCATCGTCGCCGGTGTAGCTCTTGGGATCGGCGGCGTACCAGATGTAACTTGGGTGGTTGGAACCCAGTACAGGCACGTTCACCCCGGCGCTCGGGGTAATGGTTGCCAGGCCGAGAACGTCGACGGTCGGCCCGTACTGTTTCTTGATCCAGTTACGCACCGGCGCGCCGAAGGCCACCATCGGCAAGGCGGCGCCATTGGTGCTGACACTGACCTGTTTGACCATGGTGGTCTGGTAATCCTTGAAGTAGTCATACACGCCTTCCAGATCGCTGCCGGCGCTGGCGGGCGCGGCAATCGGCGCGATATCGACGATGGTCTGGTAGCCCGGCGTCTGATCGGCGGGGATGCCGTTGTCGGTCAGCAGTGCCGCCCAGCGATCAGTGGTGTTGGAGCGCAGGTAATCCTGGGCCTGGGTCAGCGAGTAGTCCGGCGGGAAGTGCAGCAGTTCGACGCTTTTACGGTTTTCCAACGCCATGCCCAATGGCAGGAACAGATACCAGCTGTACGCCCATTTGCCATCGGCGTTGAGCTTGCTGGCGCCGGTGTAGGCCAGGTCTCCGGCATCCAGCAGCGCGGCCAGCGGTTTGTCATAGCCTTTCGGCACGCCGCTGATCTCGGCGTAGAGCTGATTATTGTCGGTTTTCACCAGCACCTTGGCGTTGGCGTAACCATCGCGCTGCACGCTTTGGGTCAGGTAGTGGGTGACGGTCTGCTCAAGCGTCCAGTTGCGAAAGCAAATCACGCTGCAATTGTTGGGATAAGCGAAGAGGCGGGTGACGCGCTCCGTGCTGCCCAGTTTCAGGTCGACATCGGCGTGGGCGGCTGCGCTCAACGTGAGCGCAGCGAGGGTGAGTCCTGCGAGTTTGAACATGCTCAGATCCTTTTCAGCGTGGGTTCCCCGTTGTTCGGGTGCGCCACATAGTGGATCAGCCGGGTGATGGCGAGAAGCCGTCATCCACAGTTTTTTGAGCTGTAGCGCAGGACCTGTCTTCAGGCCTTGAAATGCAGGGCATTGGTCAAATCGCCCATTGGCTTCTGACCTCGGCCGATCATCGCATCGTCACGCTGCTTGATACCCGCCAGCGTTTCCAGCTGAAACACCCGGGTGATCAGGCGCAGGATCGATGCGGTGTCATAAACCGTGTGATCCACCGTGCCTTTGCGGGCAAACGGTGACACTACCAGCGCCGGCACTCGCGAACCTGGCCCCCAGCGATCGCCCTTGGGCGGCGCGACGTGGTCCCACCAGCCGCCGTTTTCATCGACGGTCACGATCACCACCATGTTTTTCCACTGCGGACTTTCCCGCAGCACTTTCAGGGCCCGGACGATGTGGCGGTCGCCGGAGGCCACGTCGGCGTAACCGGCGTGCATGTTCAGGTTGCCCTGGGGTTTGTAGAAACTCACGGCCGGCAATTTGCCCGCTTCGGCATCGGCGAAGAACTTGTTGGTGCTCGATTCATCGCCCAGGCCGGCGTCGCGCAGGCGCTTGCTGCGCTCTTCGGGATGCTCCGGTCCTTGCTGCTGGAAGTAATTGAACGGCTGGTGGTG
The sequence above is a segment of the Pseudomonas sp. HS6 genome. Coding sequences within it:
- the rimI gene encoding ribosomal protein S18-alanine N-acetyltransferase — encoded protein: MSDAVTFRPMVEADLDAVLKIEFAAYSHPWTRGIFLDGLGKYQIWLMFEGEQQVGHGVVQIILDEAHLLNITVKPENQGRGLGLTLLEHLMSRAYAADARECFLEVRDSNTSAFRLYERYGFNEIGRRRDYYPAVGGREDAVVMACTLVD
- a CDS encoding serine kinase/phosphatase; translation: MTDSRRPFDAVQPEPIDDNEDRMGSVHELDFDDEQPSAKIGDELPETERDQLMPRERVREAGLTGASVADHEPTDDDLSPETLIHEDGARDADELGSGNQADWDLSIVDEDDIGGGNGLDEAELARRDPLDGNR
- the can gene encoding carbonate dehydratase → MHDLQDLIDNNERWADAITKEDPDFFAKLARQQTPEYLWIGCSDARVPANEIVGMLPGDLFVHRNVANVVLHTDLNCLSVIQYAVDVLKVKHILVTGHYGCGGVRASMQDRQFGLIDGWLRSIRDLYYEKREELAKLPTEEEQVDRLCELNVIQQVANVAHTSIIQNAWHRGQSLSIHGCIYGIKDGRWKSLNTTISGFEQLPPQYRLRPVDAQ
- a CDS encoding SET domain-containing protein-lysine N-methyltransferase, with translation MNTYALQSRPPRDTKGIYPFAGLPVRLGFPSRTDFEIVQDSHAMPLAVVARREFLRITRMCRVSGQLLPYRCRQTRQLQPGIHIYDPRFFGLFEHSCDPNVFLDMSELWLWALRDIKPGDRLTMDYTATEDKLLRQFACGCGSSHCRGWIVGYDESPNLEGQRYLQSWRRQGFR